A window from Phalacrocorax carbo chromosome 20, bPhaCar2.1, whole genome shotgun sequence encodes these proteins:
- the TMEM201 gene encoding transmembrane protein 201 has translation MEAAGALLARCPAGGLGVTVCAAAAAGLLLYRMARRKKPTHVTVNCWFCSQDTVVPYGNRNCWDCPNCEQYNGFQENGDYNKPIPAQYMEHLNHVVSGATTFCDPTKPQQWVSSQILLCKRCNNHQTTKIKQLASFSPREEGKYDEEIEVYKHHLEQTYKLCRPCQAAVEYYIKHQNRQLQALLLSHHFKRRETDKTYTQNLCSSSSSASITIPAQVIFLRFLAFLSCAFLVLMALYGSGDPSLSAAVPAPVSTVPGSVRNGTGTSSHADLENDTSVMVAGWRELLHLLPEQMVENLTAAWAYGKNHQMAVVLFGLFTCLLAMFLAGRIRLRRIDAFASVLWIVVMSLHLAERYLKTETPSWLDTAKFGTTSLCCLVGFTAAVATRKSMGHRRYRPRRYLSGDSITLSPSGTGAGFPSSATSLFVPTPPSILQLTNQQLFKSPRRTPSSSLPGRLNRALSLGTIPSLARADSGYLFSGSRPASQSSQTKESPTSEHFSLLSSSCAPSRIPSPAPSVAGSVTSSSSSLRYRRPLISPARLNLKGRKLLLFPSQNEALLTPASSEEHTHSDSNLFATELSSFPKKNLGKWGMHDMRSAMEGGSICSDNSIKKEDRSSHSSACVVDTTTKGEDLAGWRGHFGNSILRGLLAVSLTLNAIFTSAYVYRSLR, from the exons ATGGAGGCAGCCGGGGCGCTGCTGGCCCGCTGCCCCGCCGGCGGGCTGGGTGTCACCGtctgcgccgccgccgccgccggacTGCTGCTCTACCGCATGGCGCGGAG GAAGAAGCCCACACACGTGACAGTGAACTGCTGGTTCTGCAGTCAGGACACAGTAGTGCCGTATGGGAATCGCAACTGCTGGGACTGCCCCAACTGTGAGCAGTACAATGGGTTCCAAGAG AATGGAGACTACAACAAGCCCATCCCTGCTCAGTACATGGAACACCTTAACCATGTTGTGTCCGGTGCTACAACTTTCTGTGATCCTACCAAACCGCAACAGTGGGTGAGCAGCCAAATTCTGCTTTGCAAGAGATGCAACAACCATCAAACCACGAAGATCAAGCAGCTGGCGTCGTTCTCACCGCGGGAGGAG GGCAAATATGATGAGGAGATTGAGGTGTATAAGCACCATCTGGAGCAGACCTACAAGTTGTGCCGTCCATGCCAGGCTGCTGTGGAGTATTACATAAAACATCAGAATCGGCAgctccaggcactgctgctcaGCCACCATTTCAAACGCCGTGAGACAGACAAGACCTATACTCAG aaTTTGTGTTCGtcctcctcttctgcttccaTAACCATACCAGCTCAGGTGATATTTCTGCGGTTCTTGGCCTTCCTCAGCTGTGCATTCCTGGTTCTGATGGCCTTGTATGGGTCAGGCGACCCCTCGCTTAGTGCAGCAGTCCCTGCTCCTGTCTCCACTGTTCCAGGGTCCGTTCGGAATGGGACTGGCACAAGCTCACATGCAGACTTGGAAAATGACACTTCCGTGATGGTGGCAGGCTGGCGGGAGCTGCTCCACCTGCTCCCAGAGCAGATGGTGGAGAACCTGACCGCTGCATGGGCTTATGGGAAGAATCACCAGATGGCAGTTGTTTTATTTGGACTGTTCACTTGCCTGTTGGCCATGTTCTTAGCTGGGCGGATCAG GCTCCGGAGGATTGATGCATTTGCTTCAGTCTTGTGGATCGTAGTGATGAGTCTGCATTTAGCTGAGAGGTACCTGAAGACGGAAACACCCAGCTGGCTAGACACAGCCAAATTTGGCACCACATCCTTGTGCTGCTTGGTGGGCTTCACCGCAGCAGTGGCTACGCGGAAATCAATGGGCCATCGGAGATACCGGCCCCGAAG GTACCTCTCTGGAGATTCGATTACTCTCTCTCCCAGCGGTACTGGGGCTGGCTTCCCTTCCTCTGCTACGTCTCTCTTTGTCCCAACACCACCCAGTATTCTCCAACTGACAAACCAACAGCTCTTCAAATCCCCACGCAGGactccttcttcctctcttcctggtCGTCTCAACAGGGCACTCTCACTGGGTACCATCCCCTCCTTGGCCAGAGCAG attCTGGCTACTTGTTCAGCGGAAGTCGACCGGCCTCGCAGTCATCTCAGACTAAGGAATCTCCTACATCAG AGCACTTCTCCCTGCTGTCCAGTAGCTGTGCTCCCTCACGCATCCCCTCTCCAGCGCCATCGGTGGCTGGCTCTGTGACTTCCAGCTCAAGTTCCTTGCGGTACCGCCGGCCACTCATCAGCCCTGCCCGCCTGAACCTGAAAGGAcggaagctgctgcttttcccatctCAGAATGAGGCTCTGCTCACCCCAGCTAGCTCAGAGGAACACACCCACTCAGACAGCAACCTCTTTGCCACCGAGTTGTCCTCCTTTCCGAAGAAGAACCTCGGCAAGTGGGGAATGCATG aTATGAGATCTGCTATGGAAGGAGGGAGTATTTGCAGTGATAATTCCATCAAAAAGGAGGATCGCTCATCACACTCATCTGCCTGTGTAGTAGACACAACTACCAAAGGGGAAGATTTGGCAGGCTGGAGAG GTCATTTTGGTAACTCCATTCTCCGAGGTCTGCTAGCCGTGAGTCTGACTCTCAATGCTATCTTCACATCAGCCTACGTCTACCGGAGTCTGCGTTGA
- the LOC135316638 gene encoding forkhead box protein E3-like: MGEVEPEEPRAAEGGPGAAEALQKPPYSYVALIAMAIRASPEQRLPLSGIYAYIAGRFPYYRGGPKGWQNSVRHNLSLNPCFRRLPRRGGPAAPRGGEWVLDPAFQDMFPGGDYSRRRRRPRRAPPQPPPPPPPPPPAAPWPPPPACPHGPCAALALPLHRGCRWPELPGWGPPGFPGPPQGLPAWALPGGGGAGAALRPAVPEHLGATCEPAARPPSSFK; this comes from the coding sequence ATGGGGGAAGTGGAGCCCGAGGAGCCGCGGGCGGCGGAgggcggcccgggggcggcggaGGCTCTACAGAAGCCGCCCTACTCCTACGTGGCTCTGATCGCCATGGCCATCCGAGCCAGCCCGGAGCAGCGGCTGCCCCTCAGCGGGATTTACGCCTACATCGCGGGGCGCTTCCCCTActaccgcggcggccccaaggGCTGGCAGAACAGCGTCCGCCACAACCTCAGCCTCAACCCCTGCTTCCGCCGCctgccccgccgcggcggccccgccgctccccgcggcGGCGAGTGGGTGCTAGACCCCGCTTTCCAGGACATGTTCCCGGGGGGCGACtacagccgccgccgccgccgcccgcgccgcgcccccccgcagccgcctccacccccgccgccgccgccccccgccgcgccctggccgccgccccccgcctgCCCGCACGGCCCCTGCGCGGCGCTGGCCCTGCCGCTGCACCGGGGGTGCCGCTGGCCCGAATTGCCCGGCTGGGGCCCGCCCGGCTTCCCGGGGCCGCCGCAGGGGCTGCCCGCCTGGGCGctccccgggggcggcggggccggggcggctcTGCGCCCGGCCGTGCCGGAGCACCTCGGGGCCACCTGCGAGCCGGCGGCCAGGCCGCCCTCCTCCTTTAAATGA